One genomic region from Melioribacteraceae bacterium encodes:
- a CDS encoding chemotaxis protein CheW — translation MTNNEVQKKDSGQLLQLVSFMIGDEEFGIDILLVQEIIRMQQVTKVPNAPEFVDGVINLRGKIIPVIDLRCKLGIERKERDKNTRIIVVEVSGKTVGFIVDAVTEVLRVPENIFETPPEIVTGINSDFIKAVGKLEDRLLILIDLEVTLTANNEVELLPV, via the coding sequence ATGACAAATAACGAAGTACAGAAAAAGGACTCCGGCCAATTACTTCAGCTTGTTAGCTTTATGATAGGCGATGAGGAATTTGGAATTGATATTCTTCTTGTCCAGGAGATAATAAGGATGCAGCAGGTTACTAAAGTTCCTAATGCACCGGAGTTCGTAGATGGAGTAATTAACCTGCGTGGAAAAATAATCCCGGTTATCGATCTACGATGTAAACTCGGAATTGAAAGAAAAGAACGGGATAAAAATACCAGGATTATTGTTGTTGAGGTAAGCGGGAAAACAGTTGGATTTATTGTTGATGCTGTTACGGAAGTTTTGAGAGTTCCGGAAAACATATTTGAAACACCGCCGGAAATTGTAACCGGAATTAATTCCGATTTTATTAAGGCAGTCGGAAAACTTGAAGATCGTCTCTTAATTCTGATTGATCTGGAAGTTACGCTTACTGCAAATAATGAAGTTGAATTGCTCCCGGTATAA